In one window of Frigoriglobus tundricola DNA:
- a CDS encoding Rossmann-fold NAD(P)-binding domain-containing protein: protein MARLVTWAALVVAAGVTVGCGPAKELPDAVPLTPDAGDTPPAVPAASDPATKAYIEKVVKAYTGGKLELVAKGKASRVTLTGTMRDTSNPDTPISATRSIAAVWPDRASIVNDIVYQGKKMTIGSWLKRPNLVILEGNVESPLSNRVEVEQNLASDVAAQHWMGLLLPLTDPAAIVFDLRKQAFQQRPIQALKLSLGAYPLYQLYFDAKTDALLSVEYTLKEQGSRRRKQWNMTEHKPGPAGLLLPSKMECRHDTVVVEEWAADKWEFPATIDDAEFSPPKK, encoded by the coding sequence ATGGCACGGCTCGTGACTTGGGCTGCGCTGGTGGTGGCGGCGGGCGTAACGGTCGGCTGCGGCCCGGCGAAGGAACTGCCCGATGCTGTGCCCCTGACTCCCGACGCCGGGGACACGCCGCCCGCCGTCCCGGCCGCGTCCGATCCGGCGACGAAGGCGTACATCGAGAAGGTCGTGAAGGCGTATACCGGCGGGAAGCTCGAACTCGTCGCTAAAGGCAAGGCCAGCCGGGTCACACTCACCGGCACGATGCGTGACACGAGCAATCCGGACACGCCCATCTCGGCCACCCGCTCCATCGCGGCCGTGTGGCCGGATCGCGCTTCCATCGTCAACGATATCGTTTACCAAGGGAAAAAGATGACCATCGGGTCGTGGCTCAAACGCCCAAATCTGGTCATTCTCGAGGGGAACGTTGAAAGCCCTCTCTCGAACCGGGTGGAGGTGGAACAGAATCTTGCTAGCGACGTCGCCGCGCAGCACTGGATGGGCCTGCTCCTGCCACTCACCGATCCGGCCGCGATTGTCTTCGATCTCCGCAAACAGGCGTTTCAGCAGCGGCCGATCCAGGCACTCAAGCTTTCACTTGGCGCGTACCCGCTGTACCAGCTCTATTTCGATGCGAAGACCGACGCTCTTCTGAGCGTGGAGTACACGCTCAAGGAGCAAGGGTCGCGGCGTCGGAAGCAGTGGAATATGACGGAACACAAACCCGGTCCGGCAGGTCTGTTGCTGCCGAGCAAAATGGAGTGCCGCCACGATACCGTGGTGGTCGAAGAGTGGGCCGCAGACAAGTGGGAGTTCCCCGCTACCATCGACGACGCCGAGTTCTCCCCGCCGAAAAAGTGA
- a CDS encoding sensor histidine kinase, which yields MRSIRRSLLGYLFMLIMIALGAVGVLVDRFAVGAIRSRERSEAERIEREFELRQHDAKIKFDSDLLAETKALAKEVQYKTAALLGQNPEQRNRGAQRPPDLRATLMGLAPIPFVQPTLTTARVLLARSGPGPRPAEPPVKAPDDEGRNYACRIALLGFSAPPFALPALATVGALEPRTDWWRYNPYPGWMEYDAPRAFVRIQEAMKNTFGEDDHPGIFQITLVATYPGHSNHTVAVVRSNRIGSDLPLDPAWLETNPDAEPKFDDPPVPEPGHLRRVVTATHGGRPIVFGVWLAAPPPATLLPRGGPPRFPDLGVRVFVHHARPYSELEARLAAAREEGDRQLLSVREETQMELAQFRSRLVLIGSITFAALVLGGWFLVARGLSPLHKLSDAVSRVSEKDFRLPIGAAELGRELAPIHARLTQTLILLQRAFEREKQAVADISHELRTPIASLLATIDVALRKPRTPDQYRSTLEECRLISKQLGQLVERIMTLASLDAGNDHSHVARVNVADLVGGCAAVIRPLADANTITVSVRTDDDLALETDAAKLREVLMNLLHNAVEYNKPGGSIELVARADGTAAVFEVRDTGIGIPADLQEKIFERFYRADASRHATGVHAGLGLAIVKEYVSRLNGTIALESEPGAGTTFRVTLAAANDFPPGPPSTPTRTKSLRDDAVATGS from the coding sequence ATGCGCTCGATCCGGCGTTCGCTGCTGGGTTACCTCTTCATGCTCATCATGATCGCGCTCGGGGCGGTCGGCGTGCTGGTGGACCGGTTCGCCGTGGGGGCCATCCGGTCGCGCGAGCGGTCCGAGGCGGAACGCATCGAGCGCGAGTTCGAGTTGCGCCAGCACGACGCGAAGATTAAATTTGACAGCGATCTGCTCGCGGAGACGAAGGCACTGGCCAAGGAAGTGCAGTACAAAACGGCCGCGCTGCTCGGGCAGAACCCCGAGCAGCGGAACCGGGGGGCGCAGCGCCCCCCGGACCTTCGTGCCACCCTCATGGGGCTCGCTCCGATTCCGTTCGTGCAACCGACCCTGACGACGGCTCGGGTGCTCCTTGCGCGCTCCGGTCCCGGACCGCGACCGGCGGAACCGCCGGTGAAGGCGCCGGACGACGAGGGAAGGAACTACGCCTGCCGGATTGCCCTGTTGGGCTTCTCCGCCCCGCCGTTCGCGCTCCCGGCGCTGGCGACGGTGGGGGCCCTTGAGCCGCGTACGGATTGGTGGCGGTACAACCCGTACCCCGGCTGGATGGAGTACGACGCCCCCCGCGCGTTCGTGCGCATCCAGGAAGCGATGAAGAACACGTTCGGGGAAGACGACCACCCCGGCATCTTCCAGATCACCCTGGTCGCGACGTACCCGGGCCACTCGAACCACACTGTCGCGGTCGTCCGGTCCAACCGCATCGGCTCCGACTTGCCGCTCGATCCGGCTTGGTTGGAGACCAACCCGGACGCCGAGCCGAAGTTCGATGACCCCCCGGTCCCGGAGCCGGGCCACCTCCGCCGCGTCGTGACCGCGACCCACGGCGGGCGGCCGATCGTCTTCGGGGTCTGGCTGGCCGCGCCGCCGCCCGCCACCCTGCTGCCCCGAGGCGGACCCCCGCGCTTCCCGGATTTGGGGGTCCGGGTTTTCGTCCATCACGCGCGCCCCTACTCCGAACTGGAGGCCCGGCTCGCTGCCGCCCGCGAGGAGGGCGACAGGCAACTGCTCAGCGTCCGCGAGGAAACGCAGATGGAACTCGCCCAGTTCCGCAGCCGGCTCGTCCTGATCGGCAGCATTACGTTCGCCGCTCTGGTACTCGGCGGGTGGTTCCTCGTCGCCCGCGGGCTGTCCCCGCTCCACAAACTGTCCGACGCCGTCAGCCGGGTGTCCGAGAAGGACTTCCGCCTGCCCATTGGGGCCGCCGAACTGGGCCGCGAACTGGCCCCCATTCACGCCCGCCTCACCCAGACCCTCATCCTCCTCCAGCGCGCGTTTGAACGGGAGAAACAGGCCGTGGCCGATATCTCGCACGAGTTGCGAACGCCCATCGCGTCCCTCCTCGCCACCATCGACGTCGCCTTGCGCAAGCCGCGCACGCCCGACCAGTACCGGAGCACGCTGGAAGAGTGCCGGCTGATTTCCAAGCAGCTCGGCCAACTCGTCGAACGGATCATGACGCTCGCGTCGCTCGACGCCGGCAACGACCACTCGCACGTGGCCCGCGTCAACGTGGCCGATCTCGTCGGCGGGTGCGCGGCGGTGATTCGCCCGCTGGCCGACGCCAACACCATTACCGTGTCCGTCCGGACGGACGACGACCTGGCACTAGAAACGGACGCGGCGAAGTTGCGCGAGGTGCTGATGAACCTGCTGCACAACGCGGTCGAGTACAACAAACCGGGCGGGTCCATCGAACTGGTCGCGCGGGCGGACGGCACGGCCGCGGTGTTCGAGGTGCGCGACACCGGAATCGGCATCCCGGCCGACCTTCAGGAGAAGATCTTCGAGCGCTTCTACCGGGCCGACGCCTCGCGCCACGCGACCGGCGTTCATGCCGGCCTCGGGCTCGCCATCGTGAAGGAGTACGTGTCCCGGTTGAACGGGACGATCGCACTGGAGAGCGAGCCGGGCGCGGGAACCACGTTCCGCGTCACCCTGGCCGCGGCGAACGATTTCCCTCCCGGCCCGCCATCGACTCCGACTCGTACCAAATCTCTTCGCGACGACGCCGTTGCCACCGGCTCGTGA
- a CDS encoding response regulator transcription factor, whose product MRVLLVEDTQALVKAYRQGLEEEGFAVDVATDGEEADVKCRSTSYDVIVLDIMLPKVDGLTLLKRWRAAGINTHVLMLTARTTTPDKVVGLDTGADDYLTKPCEMDELFARIRALVRRGHQQKDPMLRCYDLEIDTAARQVKRAGRTVNLTPREYALLEFLAFHRGKVVTRSMIWEHLYDEYDENTSNVVDVYIRYLRNKVDKGFDPPLILTRWGEGYMLRGDDDPPPATK is encoded by the coding sequence GTGCGCGTGCTGCTGGTCGAAGACACACAGGCCCTCGTCAAAGCCTACCGACAGGGTCTGGAGGAAGAGGGGTTCGCCGTCGACGTGGCGACCGACGGGGAAGAAGCGGACGTCAAGTGCCGCAGCACGTCGTACGACGTGATCGTGCTGGACATCATGCTCCCCAAAGTGGACGGCTTGACCCTCCTGAAGCGCTGGCGGGCCGCCGGCATCAACACGCACGTCCTGATGCTGACCGCCCGGACCACCACGCCCGACAAGGTGGTCGGGCTGGACACCGGGGCCGACGACTACCTCACCAAGCCGTGTGAGATGGACGAGCTGTTCGCCCGCATCCGGGCGCTGGTGCGCCGCGGGCACCAGCAAAAAGACCCGATGCTGCGGTGCTACGACCTGGAGATCGACACCGCCGCCCGGCAGGTGAAGCGGGCGGGCCGGACGGTCAACCTCACGCCGCGCGAGTACGCGCTTCTGGAGTTCCTCGCGTTCCACCGCGGTAAAGTGGTGACCCGGAGCATGATCTGGGAGCACCTGTACGACGAGTACGACGAGAACACATCGAACGTTGTGGACGTCTACATCCGCTATCTGCGGAACAAGGTGGACAAGGGGTTCGATCCGCCGCTGATCCTCACCCGCTGGGGCGAAGGGTACATGCTTCGTGGTGACGACGATCCGCCGCCCGCGACAAAATGA